Proteins from a genomic interval of Arachis hypogaea cultivar Tifrunner chromosome 10, arahy.Tifrunner.gnm2.J5K5, whole genome shotgun sequence:
- the LOC112716252 gene encoding isoaspartyl peptidase/L-asparaginase-like codes for MGWAIALHGGAGDIPLSLTLGSRWPREEALHHCLQIGVEALKAKKPPLDVVELVVRELENIPQFNAGKGSVLTNKGTVEMEASIMDGRTKNCGAVSGLKTVVNAVSLARLVMEKTPHVYLAFHGAEEFAKEQGVETADSSHFITAENVERLKQAKEAHRVQIDYTQPLQNGTKEETSNSNGEVQLGTVGCVAVDSYGNLASATSTGGLVNKRVGRIGDSPIIGAGTYANELCAVSVTGEGEAILRAAVARDVAAMMEFKGVSLEEAASYVIHDCMPKGTAGLVAVSATGEVAMPYNTTGMFRACATEDGYSEVAIWSAS; via the exons ATGGGTTGGGCTATTGCTCTACATGGCGGAGCCGGCGACATCCCACTCTCATTAACGCTGGGGAGCCGCTGGCCTCGAGAGGAGGCCCTCCACCACTGCTTACAAATTGGGGTGGAGGCCCTTAAAGCCAAGAAGCCTCCCTTGGATGTTGTGGAGCTTGTG GTTCGTGAATTGGAGAATATTCCGCAGTTCAATGCTGGAAAGGGATCTGTCTTGACAAACAAAGGCACTGttgaaatggaagcttcaatcaTGGATGGAAGGACAAAGAATTGTGGAGcagtttctgggctgaaaacagTTGTCAATGCTGTTTCTTTAGCTAGATTGGTTATGGAGAAGACTCCTCATGTATATCTAGCATTTCATGGAGCTGAggaatttgcaaaagaacaa gGCGTTGAAACTGCAGACTCAAGCCATTTTATTACTGCAGAAAATGTAGAAAGACTAAAGCAGGCAAAAGAAGCGCACAGGGTTCAG ATTGATTATACCCAACCCCTCCAAAATGGTACCAAAGAGGAAACATCAAATAGTAACGGAGAAGTTCAACTTGGAACTGTTGGTTGTGTGGCTGTTGATAGTTATGGTAATCTAGCTTCGGCAACATCCACCGGAGGACTAGTAAACAAAAGGGTTGGTAGAATTGGTGACTCGCCCATCATTGGTGCCGGCACATACGCCAATGAGCTCTGTGCCGTTTCAGTTACCGGCGAAGGCGAAGCAATACTGCGTGCCGCGGTTGCAAGAGATGTTGCAGCCATGATGGAGTTCAAAGGTGTTTCTCTTGAGGAGGCTGCTAGCTATGTTATCCATGACTGCATGCCAAAAGGCACCGCCGGTTTGGTTGCTGTGTCCGCTACCGGAGAAGTTGCAATGCCTTATAACACGACGGGCATGTTTCGGGCATGCGCTACTGAAGATGGTTATTCAGAGGTTGCAATTTGGTCTGCTTCCTAA